Proteins found in one Anopheles aquasalis chromosome 3, idAnoAquaMG_Q_19, whole genome shotgun sequence genomic segment:
- the LOC126577769 gene encoding uncharacterized protein LOC126577769: protein MRMDMFRWLPGACGSLGPALIPPAHIAVLWYFWQNYSRFVDKRFCSCSCWDTVFKGTYESGIASYKHMYFNATQNTMKMWLLIVIGVIALYECTKHLMQLLLQGKVRYTMIVLFLLSIFSHYYAWWAYLNYYNDEYYHQWNHQLFFTITELISTSFVLHLANADNQVTARKTLSIVGIALLHILASGVDQFISNVFRGEGYPHQVVRDLGFMIPDVMHLVLPLWLLRQTRLESFSTRPFYRDRNLRRDVALMFFVVTVLFTICSFL, encoded by the exons ATGAGGATGGACATGTTTCGATGGTTGCCGGGGGCGTGCGGCAGTCTAGGACCAGCCCTCATCCCTCCGGCCCACATCGCCGTCCTGTGGTACTTCTGGCAGAACTATTCGCGCTTCGTCGACAAGCggttctgctcctgctcctgctgggaCACCGTCTTCAAAG GCACTTACGAGTCTGGCATCGCCTCTTACAAGCACATGTACTTCAACGCAACACAGAACACGATGAAAATGTGGCTActgatcgtgatcggtgtGATCGCACTGTACGAGTGCACCAAGCATCTGAtgcagctgctactgcaagGGAAGGTGCGCTACACGATGATCGTGTTGTTTCTGCTGTCGATCTTTTCCCACTACTACGCCTGGTGGGCTTATCTGAACTACTACAACGACGAGTACTACCACCAGTGGAACCATCAGCTGTTCTTCACC ATCACCGAACTCATATCAACCAGCTTCGTGCTACATCTGGCGAACGCGGACAACCAGGTGACGGCCCGCAAAACGCTCAGCATCGTCGGTATCGCGCTGCTCCACATACTGGCCAGCGGTGTTGACCAGTTCATATCAAACGTGTTCCGCGGTGAAGGCTATCCACATCAG GTTGTGCGGGATCTTGGCTTCATGATACCGGACGTGATGCACCTGGTGCTACCACTGTGGCTGCTGCGTCAGACGCGGCTCGAAAGCTTCAGTACGCGACCGTTCTACCGGGATCGCAATCTGCGCCGCGATGTCGCGCTCATGTTCTTCGTCGTTACAGTATTATTCACGATCTGTTCCTTCCTGTAA